AAATGAGAATTGAAGATTATATTCATTTTTTAGGCTATGTAAAAGATCCTTATTCTTTTTTCAATGCTATAGATATAAATGTATTAACATCTATTAGTGAGAGTTTTCCATATGTAATTTTAGAAGGTGCTAGACTTAAAAAAACAATTATAAGCACTAATGTGGGGGGTATAAATAAGCTTATAAAAGATGGATATAATGGCTGGTTAATAGATGTAGGAGATAGTAATGCATTAGCTGAAAAAATAATCTTTTTCATGGAAAACAAAGAAATGATAAAGACCATGGGAGAAAATTTGTTTAAAAGTGTAAAAGAAAATTTTTCTTCCAAGAACATGGCTGAAGAGCACTATAAAATATATAAACAAATATTGGAATCTAGGAGGTAATTTATATGAAGATTGTTGATGAAAAAGGAAAATTATTTGGCATAATAAATATAATTGACTTAATAGTATTACTAATTTTTGTTTTATTAATTGGTGGTGGAGTTAAACGTATGAAAAAAAATCCAGCTGCTATAGCAGAAACTAAGAAAGCTATTATTACTATAGAAGTTGCAGATATTAGAACTCCTACTGTAGAAGGGATAGTTATAGGAGATCCTTTGTACCATTATGATAAAGGTGAAAAAATTGGTGAAATAGTTGATAAAAAAGTTGAACCTTATAAAGAACCAGCAGAAAATGCAGATGGAAAATGGGTATTGTCAGAAGTTCCAGGAAAGTATGTAGTACTTATGACTGTAGAGGCAGATGTGAAGGAAAATCCAGATGTAGTAATTGCTGGAGGAGAACAGATTAGAATTGGAACTCAATTTAAACTAAAAAACAAAAATGTAGCAGTATTAGGCACTATACTAGGAGTAGAAGTACAATAAGGAGTAGGAGTGGTTTATATGTACAATAGTGTAGTAGTTAATTTATTTATGAATATATGGGATTTTTTAGAAAGATGCTATATATACAGCAATTTAAAAAAATTTAATAATTTTATAGGCAATGGAATAAAAAAATTATCCAAAGGTTCCAATTTGATTAAGTTATTTACTTCTAGTAGAAGTTTAATAAAGGAAAGCTTTTTTTATCGTATATATAGTAATATAATTGGTGGAATAAATAATTTATTTACAGAGTTAAGAAAAAGAATAGAGAAAAATAATGATAAAAGCATAATATATAATTTTTTTAATTCCTTATTAAAAGATAATATACATTTAGTAGTAAACCTTTGCGTATTTTTTCTATCCTTTGGTATAGGGATTATAATAAACAATATTATAAGAGGATTTTATGTAGGAAGATCCTATATAATGGCTTTAATATTTATATTTGTTTCTATTGTAATATTAAGCATTAGAGATTATAAATCTATTCTAAAAGAGAGCTACTTTTGTTCTTTTATTAGAAGTATATTTACTATTGACGAGGGAGTGGATCAATGGTGGTAGAACGTATAGAGAAAAAAGAATTAATTCTCCCTATAATTTTTGGTATTTTATTTTCTTTTATATATTATAAATTGCCATTAAAATATTTTATATTTTTGTTATTAGGAGCTATAGGAATAATATTAACATTTTATGATGTAAGAATAGGAACATATATTGGTGTACTTATATTACCTTTTATTCCAGATATGTTAAATCTAATATATTTTATATTTTTAATAGGAATCTACATATGTAAGAATTTATTTAAAGAAACGAATCCATTGACAAAAGATCCTGTCGATATACCTATTATAATGTATGCAATACTTATTTTGATTTCGACTATTACATCTATAGATCCTTCTGGTAGTTTTAGAGACTTAGCCATACATTTAACTTCCATAGGATTTGTATTTGTAATAGTTAATAATATAAAAACAAAAGAAGATTTTAATAAATTTGTGACTCTTTTGGTAATTGCTGCTACATTAGTAGCTTTGTATGGTCTATATCAGTATAAGGTTGGAGTAGAAATGGAAGATAAATGGGTAGATGTTTCAAGCAATCCAGATGTAAAGGCTAGGGTATATTCTGTATTTGGGAATCCTAATGTTTTAGCAGAATATTTGATTATGATTATCCCTATTTCTTTATCCTTATTTTGGTATTCGAAAAAAATTCATAAAAAAGGCATATTCTTGATTACTAGTTTAATATTAACCATAGTTTTAGTTCTAACATTATCCAGAGGAGGATGGATTGGATTTGCTTTTGGTATATTCATGTTTGTTTTGTTAGTTGAGAAAAAATTATTATTGGGTATAATTCCGATA
This portion of the Keratinibaculum paraultunense genome encodes:
- a CDS encoding DUF4330 domain-containing protein, whose product is MKIVDEKGKLFGIINIIDLIVLLIFVLLIGGGVKRMKKNPAAIAETKKAIITIEVADIRTPTVEGIVIGDPLYHYDKGEKIGEIVDKKVEPYKEPAENADGKWVLSEVPGKYVVLMTVEADVKENPDVVIAGGEQIRIGTQFKLKNKNVAVLGTILGVEVQ
- a CDS encoding O-antigen ligase family protein, translated to MVVERIEKKELILPIIFGILFSFIYYKLPLKYFIFLLLGAIGIILTFYDVRIGTYIGVLILPFIPDMLNLIYFIFLIGIYICKNLFKETNPLTKDPVDIPIIMYAILILISTITSIDPSGSFRDLAIHLTSIGFVFVIVNNIKTKEDFNKFVTLLVIAATLVALYGLYQYKVGVEMEDKWVDVSSNPDVKARVYSVFGNPNVLAEYLIMIIPISLSLFWYSKKIHKKGIFLITSLILTIVLVLTLSRGGWIGFAFGIFMFVLLVEKKLLLGIIPIALLGLYFLPQNIINRILTIGSLKDSSNAYRIRLWKITLEIIRDNWLIGVGFGYIPFKATFETYIRTMPAYHSHNTYLQTMAEMGVLGLIVFIIFIFVLYKYAIKRLMKTEDKYIKTMAGGVLAGLSALLAHGAVESVLYLPKIIITFWTLVALILALMRISNESKEIS